One Serinicoccus chungangensis genomic window carries:
- the lexA gene encoding transcriptional repressor LexA has product MATIHEMPDRDGGAELTNRQRRVLDVIRDAVDQRGYPPSLREIGDAVGLTSPSSVAHQLKTLERKGFLRRDPHRPRAIEVVTPGQEGTGYRRSEQDAGLGPVSSETIDETGINDARPQPSYVPMVGRIAAGGPILAEEAVDDVFPLPRQIVGDGELFLLKVVGDSMIDAAICDGDWVVVRRQPTAVNGEIVAAMLDNEATVKTYRHRDGKTWLIPHNPAYEPIDGDHAVVLGKVTAVLRRV; this is encoded by the coding sequence ATGGCCACGATTCACGAGATGCCGGACCGCGACGGCGGTGCCGAGCTGACCAACCGTCAGCGGCGCGTCCTCGACGTCATCCGCGACGCGGTGGACCAGCGCGGGTACCCGCCGAGCCTGCGCGAGATCGGCGACGCGGTCGGCCTGACCTCACCGAGCTCCGTGGCCCACCAGCTGAAGACCCTGGAGCGCAAGGGCTTCCTGCGCCGGGACCCGCACCGCCCCCGCGCGATCGAGGTCGTCACCCCCGGCCAGGAGGGCACCGGCTACCGCCGGAGCGAGCAGGACGCCGGGCTCGGCCCGGTCTCCAGCGAGACGATCGACGAGACCGGCATCAACGACGCCCGCCCCCAGCCCTCCTACGTCCCCATGGTCGGGCGCATCGCCGCCGGTGGTCCGATCCTCGCCGAGGAGGCGGTCGATGACGTCTTCCCCCTCCCCCGGCAGATCGTCGGTGACGGCGAGCTGTTCCTGCTCAAGGTGGTGGGTGACTCGATGATCGACGCCGCCATCTGCGACGGGGACTGGGTCGTCGTCCGCCGTCAACCGACCGCGGTCAATGGCGAGATCGTCGCCGCCATGCTGGACAACGAGGCGACGGTCAAGACCTACCGCCACCGGGACGGCAAGACCTGGCTCATCCCCCACAACCCCGCCTACGAGCCGATCGACGGCGACCACGCCGTCGTCCTCGGCAAGGTGACGGCGGTGCTCCGCAGGGTCTGA
- a CDS encoding L-lactate dehydrogenase: MTDSISGPKVAIVGAGSVGSTLAYALLLRGVARHVVLYDIDAGKVRAETLDLRQGLQFMPAAHVDGSDDIDVCADADVVAVTAGAKQQAGQSRLDLAASTTRLMVDLMPRLVQVAPRATYVMVTNPVDVITYVAQKVTDLPPARLFGSGTVLDSARLRGLVAQTCGVAVQSVHAYIVGEHGDSEIPLWSSATVGAVPITDLTTIEQREQMAHDVVHAAYEIIAGKGATNYAIGASASRIIESVLRDERQVLPVSTLLSGTLGLDDVCLSIPTVVGAGGAERPLAPTLSGEELSGLRAGADSLRSAARELGF; the protein is encoded by the coding sequence GTGACGGACAGCATCTCGGGACCGAAGGTCGCCATCGTCGGAGCGGGTTCGGTCGGGTCCACCCTCGCCTACGCCCTGCTCCTGCGCGGGGTCGCCCGGCACGTGGTCCTCTACGACATCGACGCCGGGAAGGTCAGGGCCGAGACCCTGGACCTGCGACAAGGGCTGCAGTTCATGCCGGCGGCGCACGTCGACGGGTCGGACGACATCGACGTGTGCGCCGACGCCGACGTCGTGGCCGTCACGGCAGGGGCCAAGCAGCAGGCCGGCCAGAGCCGCCTGGACCTCGCGGCCTCCACGACCCGGCTGATGGTCGACCTCATGCCGAGGCTCGTCCAGGTGGCGCCGCGGGCGACCTACGTGATGGTGACGAACCCCGTGGACGTCATCACCTACGTGGCGCAGAAGGTCACCGACCTGCCGCCGGCCCGCCTCTTCGGGTCGGGCACGGTCCTGGACTCCGCGCGGTTGCGGGGCCTGGTGGCCCAGACCTGTGGTGTCGCGGTCCAGAGCGTCCACGCCTACATCGTCGGCGAGCACGGGGACTCCGAGATCCCCCTGTGGAGCAGCGCGACGGTCGGTGCCGTGCCCATCACCGACCTGACCACGATCGAGCAGCGGGAGCAGATGGCGCACGACGTGGTGCACGCGGCCTACGAGATCATCGCGGGCAAGGGCGCGACCAACTACGCGATCGGCGCCTCCGCCAGCCGCATCATCGAGTCGGTGCTGCGGGACGAACGGCAGGTGCTGCCGGTGTCGACCCTGCTCTCGGGGACGCTCGGGCTGGACGACGTCTGCCTGTCCATCCCGACGGTCGTCGGGGCCGGGGGCGCGGAGCGACCGCTCGCACCGACCCTGTCCGGCGAGGAGCTCAGCGGGCTGCGCGCGGGAGCCGACTCACTGCGCAGTGCGGCGAGGGAGCTCGGCTTCTGA
- a CDS encoding LysM peptidoglycan-binding domain-containing protein gives MSTAIAHDIVTPLSGPWSVGDVAPGRPRHLRLVGEEDRRPSRAARRLLRAGGLRLTRRGRLAITATTGLVLAAVIWSVVGLLGPAGASTSVTVERGETLSQIASEQLPELPLSRAVTAIQRANSLSTTSIAAGQELVIPGR, from the coding sequence ATGAGCACCGCCATCGCGCACGACATCGTGACACCGCTGTCCGGCCCCTGGTCGGTCGGTGACGTGGCGCCCGGCCGGCCGCGCCACCTGCGCCTGGTCGGCGAGGAGGACCGTCGCCCGTCCAGGGCGGCCCGGCGGCTTCTGCGCGCGGGGGGGCTGCGGCTCACCCGTCGGGGTCGGCTGGCCATCACGGCCACCACCGGTCTGGTCCTGGCGGCGGTCATCTGGTCCGTCGTCGGCCTGCTCGGCCCGGCCGGGGCCAGCACCTCGGTGACCGTCGAGCGCGGGGAGACGTTGAGCCAGATCGCCAGCGAGCAGCTCCCCGAGCTCCCGCTGAGCCGGGCCGTGACGGCCATCCAGCGCGCCAACAGCCTCAGCACCACGTCGATCGCCGCGGGTCAGGAGCTGGTGATCCCGGGTCGCTGA